A single region of the Palaemon carinicauda isolate YSFRI2023 chromosome 17, ASM3689809v2, whole genome shotgun sequence genome encodes:
- the LOC137656499 gene encoding uncharacterized protein: MKRSLDIKWKREEESRAKRREESQERKDERKSKEPEEESGESRREEEPGERRREQEPGERRREQEPGERRREQEPGERRREQESGEQESGEQESGKRRREREPGEREPGERRREREPGERRREREPGERRREREPGERRREREPGERRREREPGERRREREPGEREPGERRREREPGERRREREPEEREPGERRREEESGERRRERDPGEREPGEREPGEGRREREPGERRREREPGEREPGARARSESQGSESQERGDGARARREETGARARREETGARVRRREQESGDGSKSQETGARVRRREQESGDGSKSQETGGRVQFHTTNYWYQIIYFEY; the protein is encoded by the coding sequence ATGAAACGGTCGCTGGACATCAAATGGAAACGGGAGGAAGAGTCAAGAGCAAAGAGACGAGAAGAGAGCCAGGAGCGAAAAGACGAGAGGAAGAGTAAAGAGCCAGAGGAAGAGTCAGGAGAGAGCAGACGAGAGGAAGAGCcaggagagaggagacgggagCAAGAGCcaggagagaggagacgggagCAAGAGCcaggagagaggagacgggagCAAGAGCcaggagagaggagacgggagCAAGAGTCAGGGGAGCAAGAGTCAGGGGAGCAAGAGTCAGGAAAGAGGAGACGGGAGCGAGAGCCAGGGGAGCGAGAGCcaggagagaggagacgggagCGAGAGCcaggagagaggagacgggagCGAGAGCcaggagagaggagacgggagCGAGAGCcaggagagaggagacgggagCGAGAGCcaggagagaggagacgggagCGAGAGCcaggagagaggagacgggagCGAGAGCCAGGGGAGCGAGAGCcaggagagaggagacgggagCGAGAGCcaggagagaggagacgggagCGAGAGCCAGAGGAGCGAGAGCcaggagagaggagacgggaggaagagtcaggagagaggagacgggagCGAGACCCAGGGGAGCGAGAGCCAGGGGAGCGAGAGCCAGGAGAGGGGAGACGGGAGCGAGAGCcaggagagaggagacgggagCGAGAGCCAGGGGAGCGAGAGCCAGGAGCGAGAGCCAGGAGCGAGAGCCAGGGGAGCGAGAgccaggagagaggagacggagcGAGAGCcaggagagaggagacgggagCGAGAGCcaggagagaggagacgggagCAAGAGTCAGGAGACGGGAGCAAGAGTCAGGAGACGGGAGCAAGAGTCAGGAGACGGGAGCAAGAGTCAGGAGACGGGAGCAAGAGTCAGGAGACGGGAGCAAGAGTCAGGAGACGGGAGGAAGA